In Erigeron canadensis isolate Cc75 chromosome 1, C_canadensis_v1, whole genome shotgun sequence, a single window of DNA contains:
- the LOC122585830 gene encoding uncharacterized protein LOC122585830 isoform X2 has protein sequence MTLTGTDSQNTLDREPNLPCLDIVDGDGEDYFNICVPLSRASLSGNWEAAKVILDKRPELVSFAITECYDTPLHVAALGEETKQMLDLVKNLMLRMGNQDLELENNLSSTALVLAAATGKIKMVKILVNQNINLLNIPNGNGLLPLQIAAQYGRRKIVKFLYGASRRLSDYSWTHEKRSWLVEKCAECDLFGVALKIVKDRPELASNALVMRALARKSVALNRAEPNFILKIIKSIFRAIKIKVGAADEDDTKDAVELLKTVWKEIIRTVPKNEIIIRIANSGALFVAAEKGNTRFIVELLRAFPVATPDKDGNNILHLVGLSSQKMRSKVSGASLLMQRELLWYKEVEKLLPPPLREATNKAGKTPHEIFSKENEDLVSKGLIWMKEDCIVVAALIVTVAMTVAFTVPGGYVQDHGNPIFIHKRSFIVFVIADAVCLFSSSTSLLVLLSMLTSRYGQRDFLSSVPRKVMLGLTTLFISVAALMVTFSASFFVLYHNGLKWVPILIAIFATMPVMVFAAFQFPLLVDMFRSRYDSHYLFKPKKRDLFIPDPPKG, from the exons ATGACTCTTACAGGCACAGATAGTCAGAATACTTTGGATCGGGAGCCGAATCTACCTTGTTTGGATATAGTTGATG GAGATGGAGAAGACTACTTCAATATATGTGTTCCTCTGAGTAGAGCATCACTCAGTGGCAATTGGGAAGCTGCTAAGGTCATTCTTGATAAACGCCCAGAGTTGGTATCGTTTGCCATCACTGAATGTTACGATACACCACTTCATGTTGCAGCTTTAGGAGAAGAAACAAAGCAGATGCTAGATTTAGTCAAAAATTTAATGCTAAGAATGGGAAATCAGGACTTAGAACTCGAAAATAATCTTTCCAGTACTGCTCTTGTTTTAGCAGCTGCCACAGGAAAGATCAAaatggttaagattttggtGAATCAAAATATCAATCTGCTGAACATACCTAATGGTAATGGTCTTTTACCATTGCAAATTGCTGCTCAATATGGGAGACGTAAAATAGTGAAGTTTCTGTATGGTGCTTCTCGGAGGTTGTCTGATTATAGTTGGACACATGAAAAGCGGAGTTGGCTAGTAGAGAAGTGTGCAGAGTGTGACTTATTTG GTGTCGCACTGAAAATTGTGAAGGATCGTCCAGAACTCGCTTCAAATGCACTTGTAATGCGAGCCTTGGCTCGAAAGTCTGTAGCATTGAATAGAGCAGAACCAAATTTTATCttgaaaattataaaatcaa TTTTTAGAGCTATAAAGATAAAGGTGGGGGCTGCAGATGAAGATGATACGAAAGATGCGGTCGAATTACTAAAAACTGTTTGGAAAGAGATTATCAGAACAGTGCCAAAGAATGAAATCATTATAAGGATTGCGAATTCAGGGGCGTTATTTGTTGCTGCAGAAAAAGGAAACACCAGATTTATAGTTGAGCTACTTCGAGCCTTTCCAG TCGCTACCCCGGATAAAGATGGCAACAATATTCTACATTTAGTCGGGCTGAGTTCACAGAAGATGAGATCTAAGGTATCTGGAGCATCTCTCCTAATGCAACGAGAATTATTGTGGTACAAG GAGGTAGAGAAGTTGCTGCCACCTCCTTTAAGAGAAGCGACAAACAAGGCTGGCAAGACGCCACATGAGATATTCTCCAAAGAGAATGAGGATCTTGTTTCCAAAGGTCTAATTTGGATGAAAGAAGATTGTATAGTTGTCGCAGCGCTGATAGTCACTGTAGCAATGACAGTTGCTTTTACAGTTCCTGGTGGTTATGTCCAAGACCATGGAAATCCTATCTTCATTCATAAACGCAGCTTCATAGTTTTTGTAATTGCAGATGCCGTTTGTTTATTCTCTTCCTCAACTTCACTCTTGGTTTTGTTGTCAATGCTCACATCTCGTTATGGTCAACGAGATTTCTTATCCTCTGTCCCACGAAAGGTGATGCTAGGCCTAACAACACTTTTCATATCCGTAGCTGCCTTGATGGTGACTTTTAGTGCTAGCTTCTTCGTTCTGTATCATAATGGGTTGAAATGGGTACCAATCCTAATTGCTATATTTGCTACTATGCCAGTCATGGTATTTGCTGCATTTCAATTTCCTCTTTTGGTGGATATGTTTCGGTCTAGGTATGATTCTCATTATCTTTTCAAACCCAAAAAACGCGATCTTTTCATCCCAGATCCTCCAAAAGGCTAA
- the LOC122585830 gene encoding uncharacterized protein LOC122585830 isoform X1, which yields MTLTGTDSQNTLDREPNLPCLDIVDGDGEDYFNICVPLSRASLSGNWEAAKVILDKRPELVSFAITECYDTPLHVAALGEETKQMLDLVKNLMLRMGNQDLELENNLSSTALVLAAATGKIKMVKILVNQNINLLNIPNGNGLLPLQIAAQYGRRKIVKFLYGASRRLSDYSWTHEKRSWLVEKCAECDLFGVALKIVKDRPELASNALVMRALARKSVALNRAEPNFILKIIKSIFRAIKIKVGAADEDDTKDAVELLKTVWKEIIRTVPKNEIIIRIANSGALFVAAEKGNTRFIVELLRAFPGLIWSKNIESHTIFHVAVLNRQQDIYNLLYEIASLKDVLVATPDKDGNNILHLVGLSSQKMRSKVSGASLLMQRELLWYKEVEKLLPPPLREATNKAGKTPHEIFSKENEDLVSKGLIWMKEDCIVVAALIVTVAMTVAFTVPGGYVQDHGNPIFIHKRSFIVFVIADAVCLFSSSTSLLVLLSMLTSRYGQRDFLSSVPRKVMLGLTTLFISVAALMVTFSASFFVLYHNGLKWVPILIAIFATMPVMVFAAFQFPLLVDMFRSRYDSHYLFKPKKRDLFIPDPPKG from the exons ATGACTCTTACAGGCACAGATAGTCAGAATACTTTGGATCGGGAGCCGAATCTACCTTGTTTGGATATAGTTGATG GAGATGGAGAAGACTACTTCAATATATGTGTTCCTCTGAGTAGAGCATCACTCAGTGGCAATTGGGAAGCTGCTAAGGTCATTCTTGATAAACGCCCAGAGTTGGTATCGTTTGCCATCACTGAATGTTACGATACACCACTTCATGTTGCAGCTTTAGGAGAAGAAACAAAGCAGATGCTAGATTTAGTCAAAAATTTAATGCTAAGAATGGGAAATCAGGACTTAGAACTCGAAAATAATCTTTCCAGTACTGCTCTTGTTTTAGCAGCTGCCACAGGAAAGATCAAaatggttaagattttggtGAATCAAAATATCAATCTGCTGAACATACCTAATGGTAATGGTCTTTTACCATTGCAAATTGCTGCTCAATATGGGAGACGTAAAATAGTGAAGTTTCTGTATGGTGCTTCTCGGAGGTTGTCTGATTATAGTTGGACACATGAAAAGCGGAGTTGGCTAGTAGAGAAGTGTGCAGAGTGTGACTTATTTG GTGTCGCACTGAAAATTGTGAAGGATCGTCCAGAACTCGCTTCAAATGCACTTGTAATGCGAGCCTTGGCTCGAAAGTCTGTAGCATTGAATAGAGCAGAACCAAATTTTATCttgaaaattataaaatcaa TTTTTAGAGCTATAAAGATAAAGGTGGGGGCTGCAGATGAAGATGATACGAAAGATGCGGTCGAATTACTAAAAACTGTTTGGAAAGAGATTATCAGAACAGTGCCAAAGAATGAAATCATTATAAGGATTGCGAATTCAGGGGCGTTATTTGTTGCTGCAGAAAAAGGAAACACCAGATTTATAGTTGAGCTACTTCGAGCCTTTCCAGGTCTGATATGGTCAAAAAATATCGAATCTCATACTATATTTCATGTTGCTGTTTTGAATCGTCAGCAAGATATTTACAACCTATTATACGAGATAGCCTCACTAAAAGATGTTTTAGTCGCTACCCCGGATAAAGATGGCAACAATATTCTACATTTAGTCGGGCTGAGTTCACAGAAGATGAGATCTAAGGTATCTGGAGCATCTCTCCTAATGCAACGAGAATTATTGTGGTACAAG GAGGTAGAGAAGTTGCTGCCACCTCCTTTAAGAGAAGCGACAAACAAGGCTGGCAAGACGCCACATGAGATATTCTCCAAAGAGAATGAGGATCTTGTTTCCAAAGGTCTAATTTGGATGAAAGAAGATTGTATAGTTGTCGCAGCGCTGATAGTCACTGTAGCAATGACAGTTGCTTTTACAGTTCCTGGTGGTTATGTCCAAGACCATGGAAATCCTATCTTCATTCATAAACGCAGCTTCATAGTTTTTGTAATTGCAGATGCCGTTTGTTTATTCTCTTCCTCAACTTCACTCTTGGTTTTGTTGTCAATGCTCACATCTCGTTATGGTCAACGAGATTTCTTATCCTCTGTCCCACGAAAGGTGATGCTAGGCCTAACAACACTTTTCATATCCGTAGCTGCCTTGATGGTGACTTTTAGTGCTAGCTTCTTCGTTCTGTATCATAATGGGTTGAAATGGGTACCAATCCTAATTGCTATATTTGCTACTATGCCAGTCATGGTATTTGCTGCATTTCAATTTCCTCTTTTGGTGGATATGTTTCGGTCTAGGTATGATTCTCATTATCTTTTCAAACCCAAAAAACGCGATCTTTTCATCCCAGATCCTCCAAAAGGCTAA